In Dendropsophus ebraccatus isolate aDenEbr1 chromosome 14, aDenEbr1.pat, whole genome shotgun sequence, the following proteins share a genomic window:
- the LOC138772575 gene encoding transmembrane protein 238-like codes for MSQGAPKRPLGRCSFLFLLAMGFDVLGLVLILTGIFASLELEGRSFGEFFIYSGGILLFFSLLWWLAWYSLNLEVSLEDLMKDPPVSPKKSNLAQLARKFSETFSKRSRRKAESLPKAVPSVPGIPAPLTTSVFINVGFSSHLDTQPPAGGALELNPDSTMNGHGVVDRLV; via the coding sequence ATGTCTCAGGGCGCCCCCAAGAGACCCCTCGGCCGCTGCTCGTTCCTCTTCCTGCTGGCGATGGGTTTCGATGTCCTGGGTCTCGTCCTCATCCTCACCGGCATCTTCGCCAGCCtggagctggagggcagaagttTCGGGGAGTTCTTCATCTACAGCGGGGGGATCCTCCTCTTCTTCAGCCTCCTCTGGTGGCTCGCCTGGTATTCCCTAAACCTGGAGGTCTCCCTAGAAGATCTGATGAAGGACCCTCCTGTCTCCCCCAAGAAGAGCAACTTGGCGCAGCTGGCCAGGAAGTTCTCCGAGACTTTCtccaagaggagcaggaggaaagCAGAATCGCTGCCCAAGGCTGTGCCCTCTGTGCCCGGAATCCCCGCACCCCTCACCACCTCTGTCTTCATCAATGTCGGCTTCAGTAGTCACCTGGACACGCAGCCCCCAGCAGGAGGCGCCCTGGAGCTGAATCCAGACAGCACTATGAATGGACATGGGGTGGTGGACAGACTGGTATAA